From Malaya genurostris strain Urasoe2022 chromosome 2, Malgen_1.1, whole genome shotgun sequence:
TCACACTTCTCTAGGTTGTTTTTTGCTTCTTTTTGTTTCCCAAGCGGAGAAAAGGGACGAAACAataacatattcgcgataatttTTTGTTCAATCAAGTTTTTGCGCGCGCGCACTCTCACATACACAGTCCAACCAACACGCGCGCGATTCTATTCTTTTTAGTAGAACTCAACAACAGGGAAAAatatacatgtttttttttactcgaaTCCTACACTTCTTTtgctcatgtttttttttcttcttctttacaCACCGGCTAACGATAGAGTGAGAGAtgatgatcatgaaaagatggcATTAGATACTACGATAACGAACACAATGAGCCTGTTAGTCGTTTCATCAGAAATGGAAACAAAACCCCGTGCGGAGTGAAGGTGTGCCAAGCAATTCTCTCCGTTCGTCGCAAGAATGATATCGTTTTCATGCACCCATGTGATAGCACAATCAGCAGCAGCCTCAGCAAACTCAAATGCTCAAATGTTACAATTTAAATACTTCAAATTATTCACGAGCCAAAAACGACGAACGAAAGCAGGTTTCAGATTCTAAATTTATTTCTCACGataagaaaattttgaataagtTTCGGGAAGACCGAACAGATCTACAGAATGACGAAACCAATCATAAACGGACTGATTGAGGGCACTAGGATATTGTAAACCTTCGTCCCAGGTTGCCTACATTGCCTGGCCTGGACattgatgataatgatgatgatgatggatgcgAAGTTCACTCCGCACGACGATGGTGTTGTAATTAGTTTACTCTTTCACAGCGTTTGATAGTAGAAATCATTATCCACATttgttttctttaatttttttccgaaaCTATCTAATGGATCGTCTtccgtgtatttttttttgttcattcgcTTTCTTACTTCTCTCTCTCACTTGGTTTGTTGCTACCAGTGTCGTcggtattttttttactttatttttcaCCTTCAATTTTCTTTGCTACTAGATACTAAATATGTAAGCATTCTACGTTCCTCTTtctttaaatataatttattttcctttttttttcttttaatataTTCTTAAATACAGTCAGTAACTTTGATACAGTTTTCAAGCTGCAGCAGTCCTTGTTTCCTCTATGTGTTTTAtggttttaaattatatttttcttcTCACGCGCCACGCGATGAGGATGCTGGGGTGATCTCTGGGTGTGTGTGTCTCTGACTGATGATAAACGCCGGAGTGGAGGGGGGGACAGGGAACGAAACTTCGTCCGGTCGCCGTCTTGCGTGTTTAATTTTTGTCTGTTTAGTTGTGGTTGTTTACCTACCGGTTCTTTAGTTATTACTAATTAATCATCACATTAAGGTGTTATGGGACACtttgctttttttgtttttgtttctcttCTTTTTACTATTCCGATCTTGTCTACATTACGCGGGcgcgtgcacacacacacacacacttgctcTATACTAAGTGACTATGCTTAGCCGTTATCCTGTTTGTTTAAACTTACAGAAAAACTGATATTCTTTATTAACTGTTTTCCTTCGCTCATATTTACGCTCACTATTACTCAAAATGGCCCTAACCCTACTCAAACATTCACTATTTCGTTCGTACGGTTACcttactctctctctctctctttcactCTCTAATCCGAAACAATAGGcaataaaaaaaacggaaaacaaactaaagaatcttgaataaaataaacaatatgttaataatattaataagagTTAACTAAAGCAAGCAAACATTTTCTCTATCTCTGTAACTCAAATCTCGACCCTCCCACTTTCGTTCGCTTAATAATGTACAACAATTTGTCTCCCCCCATCCCACGCGCGACGGCTTGCCATCATATGTAAAAACTAAGCCCTCTTCCGTACGAAAAACAAGACAAATAAACAGACTGGCAGGCAggcatttccatttttttcggtagtagtagtagtaatagtagtGGTAGTACTAATAGTGAGTTATCCACCCAGCAATGTCAATCGACGACGATGAAGTGCGACGACATTTCTTCTGTGTAGGACGAAACCGTTTGCACCATCTccgcttttttttctctccgttGATTGGATTCTACTTTACATTGGCTATTGGTAATAACTGGCAGAGCTGTGAGCTCCGTTGTTTGCTTAAAActaaagagaagaaaaaaaagctcACTGAAAAGCGCAAAGTAACACAACAGCGTATGCGTGGGTGCGTGTGCCTCTGCTGTTTATGTGGATGTGTGTTTGCTTGTATGTATGTACCTATGTGTATGAATGTGATTCACCGCGCCCTTGCCACTCCAAACGCTGCTACTCGATAGTATTATCACACGTGCACGCATTTGTTTCCCCTATCTGTGACTTTACTTTTTATATCGATTCAATCTATTCTTTTTTTTGATAATGCTTGGCATTAGTTATTGTTTGATTCATTTTCTTTTCttccatgatttttttttctattcctaCAATGACATAGATTCTTGTTGCTGCTCGATTTAGTCTTGCATTTCCTGCTACCTGTTAACGGTATTGATTCTGGCATTCATGTTTTCATCTCAGTCCATTCATCATCCGTACTTATGTCATTTCGTGGATGCATCAGTTTTCTGTTCTTTCTTTGTTTTTCGTATGTTACTTCGGGTTACTTCTCGCTACCGTTGATAACTCTAGTAGGTGTATTTCCGATGGGAATGAGCTTATTGTCCGTCGTAGTACTTGTACGCACTGTCCACACAGATGATATCCTCCCAAGCtgtaaatgaaaaagaaaagaaaaacatttATTACGTTAtctccagtggcgtctcgtcctcatgtgcacctcgtgcaatGCACTAGAGGTCATATTAAAGAAATTAACTGCAGCATCATCcacattcaattattttttagattCTCTATTTATTCGATGGCATCAGTGGCTTAtgtttatggcagttgaaaacaaattgctgtctctatTGTAACGTCGCAGTGGTTTTATACATGAAGTTATTGGTAGATTTGCTCGGTATCGATGACTCGAAATAggtttaataaaaattttttcatcCGAGCgtatatcgttatttcattgaataaatacaattgaatatcCATTCCTCAAACTTTCGTTTTCACTTACAATGAACTGTTATATTTGATACAATACCAAATAATCAGTGCACAAACCGTAAATTTCGTCACGAGACGCCATTGGTTATCTCTTTGGAGATTTGATTTCGGAAGCTGCAGAACAAACCCAAACAAGTTAATTTTTGAGATAAAAAGCTGAATAGATAAATCCCACACTATTGGCAAAGCGTGACAAAGGATACCGATCAGGTTGTGTTCGCATcacatccgacacagtcgaagattgcttacggtcgagacgacagaaacaaagacaatacagtgcggtGAACTATAGAGTGTGCGAAATGGGTAAATACGATTTacaaaagcctgaaacttggcctataagaccaaattcaatttgtatcgaTTTCaaacgctgcaaagttagaccagcagcaagcgaaattgaaatattacttaaagaacgaatgcatgtaGCCGTTAATGAGTGTTACGTATGCGACTGCATAAGGCGATTCCATTTTATGTAATTTGTGGTCAGGGCGGAAGGCATCCTTGTAAATCGCTGGTTACCTATGagaatcagctgattacatATCAGTTTTGTGAAAAACCTGCTCACAACGGCAAGTCCTGCGCTGAGactgcgaaaaagacatcttcaaccatTCAGCACAAGTATCTAGAGAGTCCAGTACTATTGGTTCAACAAACAAAAGTATTGCAATAACcgaacaagcttcttgagctaACGCATCAACTGCAACAATCGTGAAACAACACAAACCGACTTCAACTAACATCGATCTGGACAATACTACGGATGTCCGAGAAACGCACCAAAACAATGACTGCGAAAACACTAAAAACAACAGTAACGGCGACGTCGGTAAAATGGAAGAAGATGCGAATTGCGAACCAACGGCCCCTCAACCTTTGGCGAATAAGAACGAGAGCAACTCTCCTCCGAGAACAAGGGTTACAATAAGATCCAATAAAAAAGTTTACTTAAAACCAATGTTAAACCGGGTCTGTTTAATTTCAGGATCTTGAGCCGCataaaataaatgtatgaaTAAGGAAAAAAAGATACCGATAACGTTCCATAAACCTAACGAAACACATCTGAAAATGGATGCTTTGCGCCGAAAACTGTAGCTATAGGAGacatttctcggttaatttttcaaaagggcgtataagcaagtgacagtttctctttgtttactttctcttctattaattaccaagcggtttccacgtttatcactcaactctttgcatgaaatgaaatacccgaaactttcgactttcaaacagaatagtgatatcaaagaaaatctttttaatcacatcacaataatcgaaagagagagtgattaaagagaaactttcacttgcttatacgccctaatgaaaaatcaaccgagatttggtCGAGggtctctttacagagagcaagcctacccgagtgtctgttccccatgttggggcggctcgaaactgCGTCTGTTGTTCATGTTAGGAGcgactgattaccgtccttgtgtcagtgtgggactctaaacagtgctgacacgatggccctcctgcgagacaggaggttggtgctggcctaacaagccgcccggaaaacacttgttacgaataatcaggatataaatacgactcggaataatcggcaaagacctacgcgacgaaataaggactacgattggaagcttggcacatggaactgcaaatcgcttggcttcccaggatacgaccgaatcctgcatgatgagcttcaaatccgcggcttcgatgtcgtagcattgcaggaactttgttggacgagacagaaggtgtggaaaagtgggcatcgagcggctaccttctaccagagctgtggcacaaccaacacgttctaggaacgggatttttagtgttgggcaagatgcgccagcgcgtaattgggtggcagccaatcagtgatagaatgtgcgtattgaagatcaagggtcgtttcttcaattacagcatcatcaacgtgcactgcccacatgagacaagacccgatgacgagaaggaagcattttacgcgcagctggaacgaacctacgacagttgtccacggcgggatgttaaacttgtcatcggcgacatgaatgctcaggtaggccgggaggcaatgtacaggcctgtgatcgggctggagagcctgctcgaggtaacaaacgacaacggccaatGATGCGTGAAtattgcagcctcccgaggaatggtagttcgaagtaccttcttcccccgcaaagatatccacaaagccacctggagatcacctgatcaacatacggaaaatcaaatcgaccacgttctcatcgacgggcgattcttctccgacgtcatcaatgtccgcacctaccgcagtaccaacattgattctgaccactaccttgttgcagtttgtatgcgctcaaaactatcgacggtgcacaatactcgtcgcacaggaacgccgggactcaatctcgagcagctacgttgCATTCGTACtgtagaggaatacgcgcaacaactggagcaagtgctaccaacgggggagcagcttggcgcggcgactcttgaagaccgCTGGAGGAACCGCCGCTACGAAAGaacacaattattgttgacttcaggcagtgcaaaattcgaccttcgatacgagaacttgaaggtttgcttaaggagcaaatgcatcttgacattaaacgtgtgcatctacttcaatgcaatgagacaaataatgttgttgacatccagttttataaagagttggatgcaattcaattcgcaaaagacaataacaatgtgcactatgtggagcacgaaaacattaagtacaacattccagtatatatggaagatagtgctatagaagtgcgtgtgcatgatcttccctcaagcgtcatcgatccttatattcacaaaactatgtcccaatacggagagattctctctatcgaaaaagaaaagtggaagaactttttccccggaattctaaatggcgtatgtttgttacgcatgcgcttaaagaggcctataccttcttatgtggctttcggtcaggatacaagaatcccgtgcaaatcacatgttacatatgaaaatcagatggccacatgttaaTATTGCCAGAAagttgttcactacggtaaggcatgtgataaactggacaagaaggcAACTTCACCAagagacaacggtgcttccttcacaccaaccccaagcaaccccagcacACCTGTGACTGCCACCAACAACTATGAAGCATCctcctcaacgaaaccatcactaTCCcccatagaacaaagtacaccagctgcagctgATAACCTACCCAACGCCTGTGAAAAAATAACGATTGTTCCGCCAATAACAGTGATGCCAATATACCAATAGACGGGAGTGTGAATAGCGTACCACTTGCCCCCCTTCATTTGCTATATAACAGGGAAAGCGCTTCTCCGCCaaggaaaaaattacaaaatccagcaaaaaaacaaacattttttactgTAAAACGGCCGCGTTAAACTTAAGGGTAAAGaagttgaatgaaaaaaaaaactttatgaaAAAAAGGAAGCTATTAGCGGACCAGAAAAAGAACAATGGATCCAAGCAATGTCGGATGAATTAAAATCGCTGGGACAGAACCAGACCCGGGAAGAAACCGAAGTATCGCCTGGAAAGAAGCCTGTAGGTTGTCGCTGGGGTTTCAAACGGAAGTACCACGAAGATGGTATAGCGATCCGTTACAAAGCCCGTATTGTTGCGCGAGAGTTTACCCAAGTCTACGGTTCAGATGATTTCGACGAAGTTTTTGCACCTGTTGCAAAACAAGTTACATTTCGAACGCTGCCAACAATCGCAGCTAGGCAGAACATGTTTGTGAAACATATCGACGTTAAGACCGCGTACTTGAACAGGGTGTAAGGTAGGTAGCTTCGAGGGGCGAAACACAGTTTACCTATTGAAGAAAAGCATTTATGGCCTCCGACAATCAGCAAGAATGTGCAACAGAAAGATTCATTgtgttttgaataaaattggatTCAAGCCGTCTGATGCATGATGTTTAACGATGATGGAGCATCGAAAACTGTAAATGGCGACCGTTATCAAGCcttgataaatgattttgtgatgcctattgttggtgagaatggtttgaatggctactggtttcaacaggacggtatAACATGTCATACAGCTCGagtaacaatcgatttgttacgaccattgATTCCCGGACAAGTCAAATCGAAAAATACGATGATTTTGACTGACCCCCGAGATCATCTGATTTGACACCACCAgacttttttgtggggctatttGAAATCCAAGGCATACGTTGATAAGCCAAGAACCATAGCTCAAATCAAAGACAACATACGACGTTAAATCGCCGCCATATCGGCCAAAACGACTGAAAATGCCGAAAAAGGGCACATTTTGTTGTACTCAAGACCAAAGGTAACATACCTCCTTGatccaaaataaattataatcgaaatagaaaataaataaaaatgtttttttttaatatattttgttcagaaacaaatGCTTCCACTTGAAATGACCCACCCTGTATCACTACCACGCGGTGGTGCTTAATTCGGATGCAAAACTTCGACTTACCCATTCCGACAAAGTTTACAATCTTATCGTGGTTGTGATTGGTCTGTAACTGTTCCGGTGCGATGAACCGCAGATTGATTTCCTTCACCTTCTCCCAAACCGGAACGGGAAcagactgctgctgctgctgaatgGACTGCCCAGCGTTCAGTGTCGTCGGGACAGCTGCTGTCGTGGAACCGGCAACCGTAACACCGTGTTGCACTTTCGGTTCCTGCTGGGATGCTATGGAGCTGATGCTACTGCTGCTACCGCTGCTCGCTGTCGATTGGTTCATGAGACTAGTATTGCTGCTAACAGCGGCAGGACTGTTGCTACCGACcgaaccaccaccaccaccggtgGCGTTGGTATTGGCGGTGTTGATCGAGATGGTTGTTGCCGAAGATGGCGGAGGTCCTTGCGGGACCAGCACAACCGGTACCGGAACCGGAACGGCCACTATCGGAATGGGCGTTGCCGTGACGATGGCAGCCGGTGGCAACGGTGGCGGTGGAACAGTTATAATTGCCGGTGGTGACGTTGCCGAAACGACCATTGCCGGCGGTGTGTTAGTGGCGCTATCTTGCTTGGAAGGCAGTGCTGGCGGAGGTTGCTGCTGcggctgttgttgctgctgttgctgcggcTGCTGCAGATTGTGGTGACCCGGAATGACTGACGGTGGCGGGAGATTATAGTGATTGCTGTTACTGGCGGGGCGAGGTTGTCGTGATTGGTTTTGCTGTTGCTGAGCGGCCAGCACATGCGGCGGAGGAAGCTGCGGCGGTGGCTGGGAATATAGAGGTAGAACCATCGACGGCGGTGGCTGGTGGAATCGATGCTCGATACTATCCCGGTAGGTgtctgaaaaaaaagaaaacgaaataatGGTCCGTATATTGCATAACGGGATTGATTGATTTGTCATCTTACCAGGGTCAGTCGAGTTGTTCAGCACTTCATACGTGTCCGATTGTGATTGTTGATGCTGTTGGGACTGATTGTTGTAATGATGCTGCTGGTGCtgttgatgctgctgctgctgctggctatgATGCGACGAACTGGAAGAAGGCGACGAAATCGAAAGGGATGATTGTTGCATCGAACTGTAGCCGAGATCGGTTGACTGGGTTGAAGTGTTGCTAGTCGGTGAAGGAACATTGTCGGTGCTGCTACTGCTGTTGTGATgcatctgctgctgctgctgctgttgatggGAGGAAGGCTTCTGCTGGTGATATTGATGGTACTGTTGCgtcggttgttgttgttgctgctgctgctgctgttgattGATCTGTTGGTTTGATTGGTCCATCATGGCCATATCGTCCTCCTGGAAGTCACCGAACAACAGCTCTTGGTCTATGTCGAAACCGAAGGTGAACTCGGGTTTCGGACCGGTAGCTTCGTTGTTGTCGTTCATGATGATTACCGCCGGACGATGGTTCATCACGGCATTTGCATTTGCATTGGTATTGGCAGCTGGTGTTGCTGCTGCAGCATTGGTTGAGTTTAAGCTAGACGTCAGACATTGAGACTGCTGCAGCTGATGTTGctgctgatgctgctgctgcaacAGATTGGTATTTGTCGGTTGGGAGGTAGATTTCTCCTTCTTGTTTCGCTTCGAGGAGGCTACTGCATTCGTGGAGGAAACCGAGCTGCTAGTGCTGCTGTTGCTACTGTTGTGATTCTTTGGAGTGCTCTGGGGGTGCTGCTGCAGATTCAACGCTCCGTTCGGACTCCGATTGACCAGTAGTCCATTGTTCTGCGTGTAGTCACCACCACTGTCGACGTTTTCGATCAGCATCGGATTATTGTTGACTAAATCGAGTCCGGTTTGGAATGGAGCCACATTCCGTGCATTATTGATTGATTCCACCTCGTTCGGTGAGACGGAAGAAGTGTAATTGGTCACGTTATTCATACCGTATGATTcctttttctttgattttttgcTTCCGGTCAGGGCATTATTGTTTACGCCGCTACCGATGGAAGTCGTGTTGTTCACGGAGGCTGTCGACGTTGAGTTGAAGGTTGCGGCATTCGGCGAATAACCAGTCGTCACCGAGTTCGTCATGTTGGTTTTACCAACGGCAAAGGATTTCGGTTCCTGCAGACTGACGGTgctggtgttgttgttgttgttgctggtaTTGCTGTTGGAAGTAAACGTAGATGTTGCCTTAGCCGCCGGTTTGACAGTCTTTTCCAGTGCCGGGTAGTGCTCGTTCGAGTAGTAGATGTCGGTATTATCGACACTTTTCGATTTGTGCAACGCTAATTTCGAACTGCTGTTGCTACTATTactactactgctgctgctactaCTGCTACTAATGTTGCAGTTATTATTGATATTGTTActaatgttgttgttgttgttgacaaCCGGATCACTGTTCAGTACGTTGCTAGCTAGTTTTGCACCGCCGGCTACGACGGTTGACGATGCTGACGATGCTAACGCAGAAGCAACCGTCAGCGTCCTGTGCTTTGCGAACTCCTCCTCCTCCGCTTTGGTGGATGCTGCTGCCGCTATCAGGAGACTCTGCGAGTAAGTCGCTTTATTACTGTTACCTAGATTGTTACTACTAACGCTACTAACACTACTATTCACATActgatgctgttgttgttgttgttgatattGCTGATGCTGCTGTTGCAGTTGCTGCGACTGTTGCTGGAGATGTTGTGATTGTGGTGGCGGCAGCGATGATTCAGAGACTAGTTCCGGGAAAGCCGAAGATGATTTCAGTGCTTGAGCTAGATCCTCACTGGTGGCCTGCACCGGTGGCCACTTTTCCACACTGGAACTATCCAGCGGAGATGTGCTATTGCTTGTGCTGCTGCCGAGTggattgttgttgattttgtcTGCATTCGGTATCCGGGCAATATCGGCGTACGACTGCGGAACGCCCGACCCGGATTGTTGACGACTGTTGGATTGAGCattttgttgttgctgctgctgcttctgctgTTGTTGCTTTCGCGATGGTTCGATCGGAAGCGACTGCACCGAATCGGCATCGCTGGAATCGGACTTCTCCGATGGTGGCATCGACGAAGTGGATTTCCTCCGAGACACATCGTTACTCAGTGAGTTCATGTAAACATCGCGATCGTTAGTGAAATTATGACTGGCCTGATACCGGCCCGTCATGTTCGTGGTGTTCCGATTGTTCGAACTTCCGATGCTGTAACTTTGGCTGGCAGTCAAATTTCTTCGGTTGCTAGCGGCGTTCGTGCCAACCGACGCCGCCGCGGTGGATTCTTCCGTAAACAAACTCTGGGACTTTTTcttcatctttttctttttggtcACCACGTGAAATTCGGCTGTTTCCGTTCCCCCGCTGGCACTAACCGCCGACAGAGACTCGACCGACATTCGTAACGAATCTCGTTTCTTAGCCGGATTGAATGTTGGGAGTGCCACTTCCGCTGTATCTTTGGCTTcttttttactttcttttttcgACTTTTCGTCCGATTTCTCTTTCGTGCTGCCGTAGGATGCggttttattactattattatccaAAAAGCGTAGCGTTTCCATATCCCACAGACCCTGTTCGACCTTTTTGCTAATAT
This genomic window contains:
- the LOC131432522 gene encoding uncharacterized protein DDB_G0283357 isoform X1, yielding MAPSPELGGQPKAPDKSGAEAANTVASGATPETSSLLTSATGSSGGASQTSSSSSSSSSVTKHSSTSVATGPTVAAVSNSTSASVSSSTTAATGNGSTGAVPVATAAQQDTSKIDNMAESDLKALLEEAITYKCPKDREHKSATFNELLSKTEMEDQEQNFSFTSRAVQSKRASGRPTQGGSLQDLQEASLHDYYYSEFPFATEYYTNLGGLGVTTARRHHGSGSSGASVGPGGGDRVTNPRQKKYASSVSSRQREGGSLPSNVNIEYPFFNEVGHHHTTGTITKFKKREGGAKSDYGTMLLPAPLTSAAAAELISAVAEVAGSTGLCGGMKNTESQLIDGCGGVMGTGHTVIDMGEPESDETQHLLAHDALQQNLYDSGLDEFEGSGTDLYGSSTTTSGGSSTTGGAGSGCSALKKIPRFPTASYTSHAKLEIGEPSSTVRPSSVHHVDKTVSLPMLESNKSVDITPIQLGSSYQAVKCFVSSDTSKSDQAKHVMMGTISGNSAKYITTQSFNQIISQKYLDENGNSVQQFGGSGSSSTGGGGGGSGGGGSGACSGSTGGTIGTTSSSLSGSGGGGGTGKKSRKQPKSDRNTVLVIPENIEGYRGKDTDIESLVCYIENKNKQKDGKGGGSGGGGGGGSGGGGGNPSGGGGGGSNPKNGTLLKVGAGNSGSGGNANSTCNSVDNGVPEEKAPKKKNEKKKEKAKLKKSNSLEELSSCSKKKQQAEDEQNTQQQNNVEEEQGVSRVTQDADSVVNLRSNKGNKKAQNNNNGGGAAGSAVSSSSSASSTASSQSSKEILANISKKVEQGLWDMETLRFLDNNSNKTASYGSTKEKSDEKSKKESKKEAKDTAEVALPTFNPAKKRDSLRMSVESLSAVSASGGTETAEFHVVTKKKKMKKKSQSLFTEESTAAASVGTNAASNRRNLTASQSYSIGSSNNRNTTNMTGRYQASHNFTNDRDVYMNSLSNDVSRRKSTSSMPPSEKSDSSDADSVQSLPIEPSRKQQQQKQQQQQQNAQSNSRQQSGSGVPQSYADIARIPNADKINNNPLGSSTSNSTSPLDSSSVEKWPPVQATSEDLAQALKSSSAFPELVSESSLPPPQSQHLQQQSQQLQQQHQQYQQQQQQHQYVNSSVSSVSSNNLGNSNKATYSQSLLIAAAASTKAEEEEFAKHRTLTVASALASSASSTVVAGGAKLASNVLNSDPVVNNNNNISNNINNNCNISSSSSSSSSSNSSNSSSKLALHKSKSVDNTDIYYSNEHYPALEKTVKPAAKATSTFTSNSNTSNNNNNTSTVSLQEPKSFAVGKTNMTNSVTTGYSPNAATFNSTSTASVNNTTSIGSGVNNNALTGSKKSKKKESYGMNNVTNYTSSVSPNEVESINNARNVAPFQTGLDLVNNNPMLIENVDSGGDYTQNNGLLVNRSPNGALNLQQHPQSTPKNHNSSNSSTSSSVSSTNAVASSKRNKKEKSTSQPTNTNLLQQQHQQQHQLQQSQCLTSSLNSTNAAAATPAANTNANANAVMNHRPAVIIMNDNNEATGPKPEFTFGFDIDQELLFGDFQEDDMAMMDQSNQQINQQQQQQQQQQPTQQYHQYHQQKPSSHQQQQQQQMHHNSSSSTDNVPSPTSNTSTQSTDLGYSSMQQSSLSISSPSSSSSHHSQQQQQHQQHQQHHYNNQSQQHQQSQSDTYEVLNNSTDPDTYRDSIEHRFHQPPPSMVLPLYSQPPPQLPPPHVLAAQQQQNQSRQPRPASNSNHYNLPPPSVIPGHHNLQQPQQQQQQQPQQQPPPALPSKQDSATNTPPAMVVSATSPPAIITVPPPPLPPAAIVTATPIPIVAVPVPVPVVLVPQGPPPSSATTISINTANTNATGGGGGSVGSNSPAAVSSNTSLMNQSTASSGSSSSISSIASQQEPKVQHGVTVAGSTTAAVPTTLNAGQSIQQQQQSVPVPVWEKVKEINLRFIAPEQLQTNHNHDKIVNFVGMAWEDIICVDSAYKYYDGQ